In Quercus robur chromosome 11, dhQueRobu3.1, whole genome shotgun sequence, the sequence GAAGAAGAGTCGCAAGATTCGTACTTGAGATACCTTTTACAAGGTGTACTACCTACTGATCgattgaagagaaaaaaattgaagagataTGCAACAAGATTCAAAGTAGTGGAGGGAAAATTATTCAAAAGAAGCTTCCAAGGAAGGTGGATGGTATGTATTCCCACTAAAGAGACTAATGGTGTTCTCTTAGATTTGCATGAAGGAAAGTCAGCAGGACACCCAGGTGGGAGAAGGCTGTGGCAAATGGCTTTACACCAGGGATACTACTAGCCTACAATGTAGAGGGATGCTTAAGACTTTGCCAAAAAATGTCAAGAATGTTAAAGGCGAGGGGATGAAATACACACTAGCTATCAGAGTCTCCATCCAACCACGGCTCCATATCCTTTTCACAACAGGGGGCTAGATTTCATAGGTCCAATAAATGCCCCTTTTGAAGGATGTACATGGATATTGGTAGCCATTGAACTATTTATTAAGTGGGTGGAAGCTATGGCCATGAAGAAAGCAACAGGTAGCTTAGTGGCTAATTTCTTGAGGGAGAATATAGTATGTCAATTTGGGATATCAAGCAAAATTTTTTCTGATAATGGCACACCATTCTTGAATAAGGATGTACACCATTTAACATAATGGTAATCATTTCTCACATGACATTGACACCTTGTTATCCCAAAGGAAATGGTCAAGTTGAGGCCTCTAACAAAAGATTGCTGAAAATATTGGGAAAAATAACTAAGGAGAATGGAAACGGATGGAGAGAGGAGCTTCCTACAGCTTTGTGGGCTCATAGGACAGCCAAATCACAAGCTACACGAACTTCACCTTTTTCTCTAGTCTATGGAACAGAGGCTATCACCCCCAACAAATTTGGTAAGGCCAGTAGTGAAGCTAGCAGAGATCTTAGGAGTACCTAGAGAAGCTGCTTTGGAAATTGTTGAAGAAAAGTGTGATAATACTGCCTCTCATAACCACCTTTATCAGGCCAACATAAGGGCTAGACATAAAGGCCAAGTTAAAGAAAGAAGGTTTCAAGTAGGGGAACTTGTTTGGAAAACTGCTCCTCATGTACGAGGAGTGGCTGGAGTTATCAAGTACAAGTTTTCCCCAAAgtgggaaggaccttacagaGTGGAAGAAGCACATCAAATGAGACATTATTGGCTGAAAGATTAGGTAGGTATAAAAGCGTATAGCCCCATTAGCTGAGCTCACCTTAGGAAATACCATGCTTAATCTTGTGAAAATATCTTTTTGTTTCCATGATGTCAAACTAATGTTATGTTCCACAATATCTATATCATTATAAACAAAGTCTTTCTATTCAGTTACTTCATATTCTACTATTCATGATATGCATGCAAAGTTCAATGTCCTAACTGAATAAAGCATAATAGAGTTTATAATACAATCATGTGGTCTTTTGAgaccataaaatattacaacttgaaaattaaataatgtttaTGAGAGAactaattttttcaaaagagaaGTCTAGGTGGCTTAGAGCTCCTAGCTCGCCTTCcaacttttcaatttctttactCAAAGAACTACGTTATGCTAATTGAGCCTGAAGGGTAGAACTAGCTTCTTGCTTGGATGTCAATTCCACTTGAAGTCTGTTAATAGATTCTTGGAGCTGAGTGATTAAAGTGCTATGTACCTCTAAGCTGAATCTGTCTCTTTTGCTTTGTTGATACAAGAGCTTTCTTTAGCTCTTAACTCTGGAGTGAAGACAAGGAAGCATGAACAGAGGGTCCTGCCTACTTTAAGTCCCTCAATGCAATAGCACGGCTCTTTAGCCAACCAACATTGACACTTAAGCCCTTGGCCTCACCCAGTGTGGAAAGGAAGTCATCAAAGGGAAGAGCCAGACaatcctttttttccttttgactACAGTTGGGACACTACAAACCCAATTTGCCCCAAAAGAAAACCTCTAAGAGACAGTTTCCACTTGTCAAAATCCTTCATTATCTCAAGATATTTTGAGAGCAGCTAAAAACATGTTGCTTTCAAATCAAGATAAAGTAATGAGAGCAATGGATCAAAGTTTGTCTTGGTGCTTTCACTCTCTTGGTCCTTGGAAGTAGCTTCTTTAAGGTCTTCTTTATCTTGAGAATTTTTGGCATACGCCCGATTTGAATCCCCCATTTCAACATTGGATTCTATTTCCTCATCAAAAGTCATTTCTTGCACAAAAGCCTTTTGGGTTGAAGGaatgacttttgtttttgtttgagtcTAAAGAACAGATTTTGTAACCTGTTAAAGGtcgaaaaagagaaaggaaaaaaaagttacttgCGCCATTGATTAAGAGAAGACATTACAAGAGCAAAGTcatcatggaaaaaaaaatgtgtaccTTAGGTTTCTTTACAGAAGAAACTTTTGCACTCTTCTTCCTCCCGGTGCCTGAAAGTTTGGCTTTGGTAGGGAGCTTCAAAGTCCAATCACCCTGAAAGATAGGTGGGACATCTACCTGTTGGGCCCCACTCTCTCCAAAATTCCTAACACGCTCCCTAATATTAGACCATGACTTAAACCTAAGTGAAGGTAGTCTAGCTCTAGTGGGGGAAGTAAAAGGGATTTCAAGACTTGATACCAATATCTTGATGAGATTTTCCCTTTTAAAGCCTAAGGAGGCCACTACAATAGGCAAGGCTAAAGTAGAAAGTGCCCTAATACACCTTGGTCAAAACCAAATTGGCGAGCAAACCTATGGGGATTATAAGCTTGGGTTTCATATTCTTCTTGAAAACGTACCTTGAGTTGAGAAGGAAAGGCGTAGGCAACAAAAGAAAGCTCTTCTTTAAACTAGGGAGTATCCTTGTAGAGAGAAACAGGGACACTCTCTAGAGAATTAAACAGTAGAGGAAACACACCTGACTgtattttgtaccccttacaactCAAGCCCCCGTTCTCCAATGATTCTTAAACTCTAAGGCCCAATGCCAGTTTAGAGCCCAATTAGatatcaaattgacttgaggagtattaaaatggaaaatataaccttttaaatgagcaaaaatatattttaaaaaataaaatgaccaaagtggccCTCGGCCCACGTACATGGGCAACGGCCTGCATACGTGGGCCAAAGCATACGTATGCAAGCACATTCTTGCGTATGCAACTAGggttttaaaagcatgaaaaggcaagttttctgcaataatggCTAGTTTTGGAATGAATCTCACATTGTCTAGGAGCCATTCCAGACCCCATTTTTTCCACTATAAAAAGCCTTatatggtacattttcaaaacatacAGAAATCCCAcgggaaaaacctaagattcactagaaaatagtgaatcaaaagagactttttcacaaaacaccctcaagtaatttttatttgattgagaccTTTTCTGGCCCTAATCCGTtcagtttaagattactaatcacgtGTTTATTGACTGTGATAGATTTGATTGaggggaacggtcaaaatcaaAGCTTGGAAACTCCTTTTTGAGGTATCAAgcttcaactttttctttttattttatgcttttctttttgtgttttaatctttaatttggCTTGATTTATGTTTATGCATGTTTGCCTAGTTTAGTTTATAGTTTTGTCTATGTTCTAAGCATGCTAGGttattagaattagggtttttatgtTTGTGCTCTATTTTCTGTTTCAATTTCTAGGTTAGGGTTTTTGAACAAGTCCCACGCATGCATGTCATAAGCATGCATACGCAGCTTAAACTCTGTGTACGCGGGCCTTTGGCTACTTACGCAAGTGCCtacccagaaaccctaatctagatTCCTTATGCTATTTGGTTTActtgtttcacatgttttgctTCTATTTAAGCCTTTTCCACATGTTTATACATATATGAGCCTCTGTGTTGTATACTTTTTTGTCTTTAATAtgcttaaattagggtttttgtcTTTATTGCTTTATGGATAGATATGTTGTTTTGGATGAAAGATGCCATGTTGTATGTTAGATGCATGCTAGTATGTGTGTGAGTTAGGATATAAAATGTtgaattagtttttaataaggttaagacataagacataaTAATGGGAGACTAACCTTAGGCTTGGgcgatcttgggtgcctaacaccttcccaagagtgtacctaaactccgaacccatactCTGGCAGTAAGATCAAAGGTCCTTCCTCGAAaggacgctatatatatggttcctagacctttgtaaaaactaggtggtgactcAGAGATCCCTTGTGTCCACACCACTCTTCAAGGTAGAATAGGGTTTGGTTGTCCAATCAATAAGGTCATCCAACACCTTGCTAAGGAAACTATCTGGAGACACCACCACCTATTCTAATGCCAAGAACGTGGCAGCCCTTGGGGTGATGGTAGACTGGTTCTATAAGAGCTTAAAACTCTAGGGACGGAGGCATAATTCCTAAAGTGTTCCCTCAACCATATTTGTAAAAATGCAACAGGTACAAAGGTTTCTACTTGAAATCTACCCTATGAGCATTGCAAGTCAAGAGTAAAATGATCTAGATGAGAATACAGAGTTCCTAAAAAGTAGGGAGCAAGGGGAAAGGAATGTCCTTTGGCTAATTTAACAACCAGAGGGAAATGCCTACTTAAAATCTTCTCATGAGGATATCCCTCAAACAGATGATGAGATAATAAGAAAGCAATAAAAGCTTCAAGTTCATAAGGGCTTGAGTTACCTTTTCCTACAACAAAGTCAATGCCCCCTTTTAAAGGATCTACATTAGCTTCCTCATCCACGCCATCAACATACTCCTTCCAAAAGTACCTAATCCACCCCAAAAGTTGGCTTTGGAACCTTTGTCCCCGCCAACACTGGTGTCTTCTGCTACTACCTTACTGGGGGCTTTCCCTTTTCTTGCTACCTTCAAGACTGATTTCTTCAAGGTCTTCTTCACTACGTCTTCAAGGAATTTCACTGCCTTAGCTTTATTAGGAGACAAAGAAATGTTAACCACTTCACCATCTCCAAACAAGGGAAGTCTCAATATCTCATAGACATCCTCTAAAAAGGGAGAGATTTCTTAACACCCCGTGAAGAAGGTGTGAGTAGTGGAAATCCACCgatacaagagagagagaagactttCACTATCCTTGTTGATGTTCAAGCCAGAAAATACAAGTACTGTGTGCACAAGATGCACCCTTTGTAGAATGTCCATGAAGGGAGGATGAGCCAACACTCTTCGACACCAACTCCTCCAACCTCTGGAAACAAAAGTATGGGATTTGAAGACCACATCTATGGTAGGAGCAAAATCTCCCCTACAAGTGCCAAGTTTGGGAATGTGCTTCAAATCTTAATCCATTGTCAGGAGATCATTAGGCTCTACGCATGCT encodes:
- the LOC126704910 gene encoding uncharacterized protein LOC126704910, with the translated sequence MASFSRHKKICRTSQSSSESSALDPSDSEKSDSSNSSDLGDDEGKKEEEKVEDKKDEEEMEERVRNFGESGAQQVDVPPIFQGDWTLKLPTKAKLSGTGRKKSAKVSSVKKPKTQTKTKVIPSTQKAFVQEMTFDEEIESNVEMGDSNRAYAKNSQDKEDLKEATSKDQESESTKTNFDPLLSLLYLDLKATCF